From the Primulina tabacum isolate GXHZ01 chromosome 3, ASM2559414v2, whole genome shotgun sequence genome, one window contains:
- the LOC142538488 gene encoding protein MULTIPOLAR SPINDLE 1-like, whose amino-acid sequence MWPIEHNTCSHTNLLAATSSNHSRDVNYLISIRKMENPPKQDKCDLNPRMKLAMAIAILNSRRHPSSVATANKVQSQTSCSNVSESDAIKWKRKSKQRKEEIMRLKEDLKLAEDGMHHDVFPENMMCKCYFFDDLGDSSPKNTTNGAGSDQKRFGDVLQRRFLRQVRLSERKRKRDDCSSERSCISDFFSENKMEQLRASVDFLVELCENSSVARVEEGNFKNWSHQAVDFILATLEALSSKGNIDETVDSIVSSLVLRLTRRMCDGSLGDESRHCQNNLQFYIQHLLRKLGTDPYVGQRVILSVSQRISLVAEILLFMDPFDRAFPKMHNCLYIMFELIEFLISDCLISWSTGQEFDLSKCFLESIL is encoded by the exons ATGTGGCCCATTGAACATAACACGTGCTCGCATACAAATTTACTGGCCGCCACTTCTTCAAATCATTCCCGCGATGTGAACTATCTCATATCAATCAGGAAGATGGAGAATCCGCCGAAGCAAGATAAATGCGATTTGAATCCTCGAATGAAACTCGCTATGGCAATCGCCATTCTCAATTCCCGACGCCATCCTTCTTCTGTTGCTACTGCTAATAAAGTTCAGTCTCAAACTTCTTGCAGCAATGTCTCTGAATCAGACGCAATCAAATGGAAACGAAAG TCTAAACAGCGGAAAGAGGAAATTATGAGGCTTAAGGAAGATCTCAAACTTGCTGAAG ATGGGATGCATCATGATGTCTTTCCGGAAAACATGATGTGCAAATGCTATTTCTTCGATGATTTGGGGGATAGTAGTCCTAAGAATACTACAAACGGAGCTGGATCTGATCAGAAGAGATTCGGTGATGTACTTCAGCGGAGATTTCTTAGACAAG TGAGATTAAGTGAACGGAAGAGGAAAAGAGATGATTGCTCATCAGAGAGATCATGCATCTCAG ATTTTTTCAGTGAAAATAAAATGGAGCAACTGAGAGCTTCGGTAGATTTTCTTGTGGAGCTTTGTGAGAATTCCTCTGTGGCCAGA GTAGAGGAGGGAAATTTTAAGAATTGGTCTCACCAAGCTGTTGACTTTATTCTTG CCACACTTGAAGCTCTATCATCAAAAGGAAATATTGACGAGACTGTTGATAGCATTGTTAGTAGCTTAGTCCTGCGTTTGACACGAAGGATGTGCGATGGGTCACTAGGAGATG aGTCCCGTCATTGTCAAAATAATCTCCAGTTTTATATTCAGCATTTATTGCGTAAGCTTGGAACCGATCCTTATGTTGGCCAACGCGTGATCCTTTCAGTTTCTCAGAGAATTTCTCTAGTTGCAGAAATTTTACTCTTCATGGATCCATTTGATCGTGCCTTCCCCAAAATGCATAATTGCCTGTACATAAT GTTCGAGCTCATTGAGTTTTTGATTTCAGACTGTTTAATTTCTTGGTCAACCGgtcaagaatttgatttaaGTAAGTGTTTTCTTGAATCAATTTTATAA
- the LOC142540759 gene encoding uncharacterized protein LOC142540759: MESGMISVDKWRSGSQAYFLTHLHADHTAGLSATWNRGPLFCSRLTAKLLPCKLPGFDLSLLRVLDIGCWDTLSLISPSSGSPATVYVKAIDAEHCPGSVMYLFRGEFGCMLHTGDFRWEKSVVGANNGRTMLLDALKNHKLDALYLDNTYCNPKYSFPSREVAARQVVDIITAHPDHEIIIGIDSLGKEDLLLYISCALSIKIWVWPERLQTMHLLGFVGNFTTKTTLTRVRAVPRYSFSIDTLESLNTFKPTIGILPSGLPWAMKYATGNNNLFCSPSASLNNKTNFRPEISSCSKIQELTGDSADNNRYYKHIYVVPYSDHSCFVEIQEFIELLRPINIKGIISSSSSYIDPHYYFGHLCGTKQASWRVHQKLKNEEGDKVEEGINKFKVAHVKSATSPMSGMKRRPDHVDFFGIRVSRISLLRRLSRGVRITDPEVLV; the protein is encoded by the exons ATGGAGAGCGGAATGATATCAGTGGACAAATGGAGATCAGGCAGCCAGGCCTACTTCTTGACTCACCTCCATGCTGATCACACCGCCGGCCTCTCCGCCACCTGGAACCGGGGTCCCCTCTTCTGCTCCAGGCTCACAGCTAAGCTCCTCCCTTGCAAACTCCCCGGATTTGATCTCTCCCTTCTACGGGTACTCGATATTGGATGCTGGGATACACTTTCTTTGATATCCCCTTCTTCCGGATCCCCTGCCACTGTCTACGTCAAGGCTATTGACGCTGAACATTGTCCTG GTTCCGTTATGTACTTGTTTCGTGGTGAATTTGGCTGTATGCTCCACACTGGTGATTTTCGCTGGGAAAAATCTGTCGTTGGAGCAAATAATGGAAGGACCATGTTACTTGATGCTCTCAAGAATCACAAACTCGATGCATTATATTTAGATAATACTTACTGCAATCCAAAATATTCATTTCCTTCTCGTGAAGTTGCTGCCAGGCAG GTTGTTGATATCATCACTGCTCATCCTGACCATGAAATCATTATTGGAATTGATTCATTGGGTAAAGAAGATCTTCTACTCTACATTTCATGTGCACTCAGCATAAAG ATTTGGGTGTGGCCAGAGCGATTGCAAACTATGCATCTTCTTGGATTCGTCGGCAACTTCACGACGAAAACCACGCTTACTAGAGTTCGTGCTGTCCCTCGTTACAGTTTTAGCATTGATACTCTGGAAAGTTTGAATACTTTCAAACCAACCATAGGAATACTGCCGTCTGGACTTCCATGGGCTATGAAATATGCAACAGGAAACAACAATCTTTTCTGTTCTCCTTCCGCATCTCTTAATAACAAGACCAACTTTAGGCCAGAGATCTCCAGCTGTTCCAAAATACAAGAGTTGACTGGAGATTCAGCGGACAATAACAGATAttacaaacatatatatgtagTTCCCTATTCTGATCACTCGTGCTTTGTTGAGATACAGGAGTTTATTGAGCTTCTCCGCCCAATCAATATCAAAGGCATTATTTCGTCATCCTCATCTTATATCGACCCACATTATTATTTTGGCCACCTTTGTGGAACTAAGCAAGCATCATGGAGGGTACATCAGAAGCTCAAGAATGAAGAAGGGGATAAGGTTGAAGAAGGGATCAATAAATTCAAAGTTGCTCATGTAAAATCGGCAACTTCCCCTATGTCGGGAATGAAAAGAAGGCCAGATCATGTCGATTTTTTTGGCATCCGTGTTAGTAGAATTAGTTTATTGAGGAGATTGAGCCGTGGAGTAAGGATTACTGATCCTGAAGTGCTTGTCTAA
- the LOC142540758 gene encoding G-type lectin S-receptor-like serine/threonine-protein kinase At2g19130 encodes MIKNNYQIILYLFLIPRLFTNLCVAADTISANETLYGNQTIVSAGLNFELGIFSPGNSSKYYLGIWYAKVSQQTVVWVANRETPLSKKDSAQLKILDGNLVLLDGPVNKIWSTDLNATSNSVVAVLLDEGNLVLRDGFSNFTIWESFDNPTHTWLPGGKLAYNNITKKSQLLISWKNNDDPAPGLYSLELVPSRKEYIIRWNRTVQYWTSGPWNNHIFSQVPEMRSNYIYNFSYVENVSESYFTYSVYNPSTISRFVMDISGQIKQFTWIDNSTWNLFWSQPRQQCGVYAFCGGFGSCNENSLPFCDCLKGFEHKSESDWALNDYSGGCVREINLQCENNGTSNGKKDRFLMNNYVVLPDKAQVLTVGSEGECESSCLNNCSCSAYSFGDNVCSIWIGELLELQQLNEGDSRGRTIYIKLAADSSVFSGKSNKGVVLGAIGGSVAAALVILAVILAIVWRQRRQKVGTSKAVEGSLTAFGYKDLQNATKNFSDKLGGGGFGSVFKGTLPDSSVIAVKKLESIIQGEKQFRTEVSTIGTIQHVNLVRLRGFCSEADKKLLVYDYMENGSLDTHLFNLKETSKVLDWTTRYQIAIGIARGLSYLHEKCRDCIIHCDIKPENILLDAELCPKVADFGLAKLMGRDFSRVLTTFRGTRGYLAPEWISGVAITAKADVYSYGMMLFELVSGRRNSELSEGEKCKFFPSLAYTLIVQGGDTLSLLDPALSRIAEAEEVLKICKIACWCIQEDENIRPSIGQVVQILEGVMDVNLPPIPRSLQHFVESEENIIFFTDSSSGQSSNSRSIMASNASTRSKASDASTLSKNSTSSTS; translated from the coding sequence ATGATCAAGAACAATTATCAAATAATtctgtatttgtttttaatacCAAGATTATTCACCAATCTTTGTGTTGCAGCTGACACCATTTCAGCCAACGAAACTCTGTATGGGAATCAGACCATAGTCTCTGCTGGTTTGAACTTCGAACTGGGGATCTTCAGTCCAGGTAACTCTTCCAAGTATTACCTAGGAATATGGTACGCAAAGGTCAGCCAACAAACTGTAGTTTGGGTTGCGAACAGAGAAACCCCTCTTTCCAAAAAAGATTCTGCCCAACTCAAGATTTTGGATGGTAATTTGGTACTCTTGGATGGGCCAGTAAACAAAATTTGGTCCACTGATCTAAACGCCACCAGTAATTCTGTGGTGGCAGTTCTTCTTGATGAAGGTAACTTGGTTTTGAGAGATGGGTTCTCTAACTTCACGATTTGGGAAAGTTTTGATAACCCCACTCACACATGGTTGCCTGGTGGCAAGCTTGCTTATAATAATATAACAAAAAAGAGCCAACTTCTGATTTCTTGGAAAAATAACGACGATCCTGCTCCAGGGCTTTATTCTCTTGAACTTGTTCCGAGTCGGAAGGAATACATAATTAGGTGGAATAGAACAGTACAGTATTGGACCAGTGGGCCTTggaataatcatatttttagcCAAGTACCTGAAATGAggtcaaattatatatataattttagttaTGTCGAAAATGTATCTGAGAGTTATTTCACATATTCAGTTTATAATCCTTCTACTATATCAAGATTCGTAATGGATATATCTGGGCAAATTAAGCAATTTACATGGATTGATAATTCgacctggaatttgttttggtCTCAACCAAGACAGCAATGTGGGGTTTATGCTTTTTGTGGAGGATTTGGTAGCTGCAATGAGAACTCATTGCCCTTTTGTGATTGCTTGAAGGGATTTGAACATAAATCTGAAAGTGATTGGGCTTTGAATGATTATTCTGGTGGTTGTGTGAGGGAGATAAATTTGCAATGTGAGAACAATGGTACTTCTAATGGGAAGAAAGATAGATTCCTGATGAATAATTATGTGGTTCTACCAGATAAAGCTCAAGTTTTGACTGTTGGCAGTGAGGGCGAATGCGAATCTTCCTGCTTAAATAATTGCTCATGTTCGGCTTACAGTTTTGGTGATAATGTATGTTCTATTTGGATCGGAGAGCTTCTGGAGCTGCAGCAACTGAATGAAGGAGATAGCAGAGGAAGAACAATTTACATCAAACTTGCCGCAGATTCTTCGGTGTTTTCTGGCAAAAGTAACAAGGGAGTTGTTTTGGGCGCTATCGGGGGCTCTGTTGCTGCTGCACTAGTCATTTTAGCTGTCATCTTGGCTATTGTGTGGAGACAAAGACGGCAAAAAGTTGGAACTTCAAAAGCAGTGGAGGGATCTTTGACGGCATTTGGATACAAAGATTTGCAAAACGCCACCAAAAACTTCTCAGATAAGTTGGGGGGAGGGGGATTTGGATCTGTTTTTAAAGGGACTTTACCCGACTCGTCTGTGATTGCTGTGAAGAAGCTAGAGAGTATCATCCAAGGGGAGAAGCAATTCCGGACAGAAGTGAGCACAATCGGGACAATTCAGCATGTGAATCTTGTCAGACTTCGTGGGTTTTGCTCCGAAGCCGATAAGAAACTGTTGGTCTACGACTACATGGAAAATGGCTCCTTGGATACTcatctttttaacttaaaagaAACGTCTAAGGTTTTGGATTGGACAACACGGTACCAAATCGCCATAGGTATTGCTAGAGGGTTGTCGTATCTCCACGAGAAATGCCGGGACTGCATCATTCACTGTGatataaaacccgaaaatattCTCCTGGACGCCGAACTTTGTCCCAAGGTGGCAGATTTCGGTTTGGCGAAGCTCATGGGGCGTGATTTTAGCAGGGTTCTGACAACCTTTAGAGGGACAAGAGGCTATCTCGCACCAGAGTGGATATCAGGTGTTGCCATAACGGCCAAAGCCGATGTTTACAGCTATGGAATGATGCTTTTTGAACTAGTCTCTGGTAGGCGAAACTCTGAGCTTTCCGAGGGCGAAAAGTGTAAGTTTTTCCCTTCATTGGCTTACACTCTAATCGTACAAGGAGGCGACACCCTGAGCTTATTAGACCCCGCACTCTCAAGAATCGCGGAAGCCGAAGAGGTTCTAAAGATTTGCAAAATTGCTTGCTGGTGTATTCAAGAAGATGAAAATATCAGACCTTCTATAGGTCAGGTGGTTCAGATTCTTGAGGGAGTTATGGATGTTAACTTGCCCCCGATTCCTCGATCGCTCCAACATTTTGTTGAAAGTGAAGAGAACATAATATTCTTTACCGATTCTTCCTCGGGTCAGAGCTCGAACTCGAGAAGCATCATGGCTTCAAATGCTTCCACTCGCTCCAAGGCTTCGGATGCTTCCACTCTCTCCAAGAACTCAACATCATCCACATCTTAG